The stretch of DNA GGGTCGGGCGCGTCAATCGCGCCATCCACCACCTCCCGACGGGCGCCGCCGAGCTGGTGGGGCTCGCCGCGGCCGCCGCGCTGACGCTCGTCTGGGCGGCGATCCGGGCCCCGTTCCACCTCGCCGCCCGGGGTCGAGGAGTCCCGCCGGGCGGGTCGAACATCGACTGGGCGGTCCGCTGGCGATGGAGCGTTCTCGGCTGGGCGGACCGCGTGGCCGACGAGGCGCCGCCCGCGGACGTCTATCACGGACACGATCTGAGCGGACTCGAGGCGGCCGGGCGGGCGCAGCGCCGGAACGGCGGAGCGCTTGTTTGCGACAGCCACGAGATCTTCCTCGAGTCCGGCACGAACGCCGGCCGGCCACGGATCCTCAAGGCGTGGCTCGCCCGGAGCGAGCGGCGCTGGGTGGGCCAGGCCGCGGCGCTCGTCACCGTGAACGAGTCGCTCGCGGACGATCTCGGTCGGCGGTACGGACCGAGCCGGACGGTCGTCGTCCACAACTGTCCGGCGAGGTGGGACCCGCCGACGCCGCGACCCGACCTCATCCGCACGACTGCCGGCATCCCGGTCGACGCGCCGATCGCCCTCTACCACGGAAGCTTCGCGGCCCACCGCGGCCTGGAGGAGCTCGCCGCGGCGATCCTCCGCCCGAGCCTCGAGCGGGTCCATGCCGTCTTCCTCGGCTACGGCTCCCAGCGGGCGCTCCTCGACCGGATGGTCCTCGACCCGCTGTACGAGGGTCGACTCCACATCCTCGACGCCGTCCCACCGGACGAGCTCCTGCCGTGGGTCGCCTCGGCCGACGTCGGCGTGATGGCGATCCAGGCCTCGACCCGCAACCATCGTCTCTCCACCCCGAACAAGCTCTTCGAGTGCCTCGCGGCCGGGCTGCCCGTCGTCGTGAGCGACTTCGACGAGATGCACCGGATCGTCCTCGACGATCCCTCGGGACCCCTCGGAGCGACGTGCGTCCCGGACGACGTCGACGATGTCGCCCGGGCGATCCGTTCGGTGGTCGACCTGGCGCCGGCGGACCGTGCGGCACTCCGGACTCGCTGTCTCGAGGCCGCGCATCGGCGCTGGAACTGGGAGACGGAGGTGGCGGGACTCCTCGCCCTCTACCGGGACCTGCCGTCGACGGTCGTTGCTCCCGTGGCCACCGCGAGCTCGCCGGCGGGCCAGGTCGTGCCATCCCCCGCGAGCGGCGCCATCGCGTCGCCGGCGGCGAGCGCGATCCCCTCCAGGGTGCTCTTCGCCGCGCGCTGGTACCCGGCCCACGACGATCCGGGGCGTGGCATCTTCGTGGCCGACCTCGCCACGGCGCTCACCGAAGCCGGCATCGACATCGAGATCGCGTCGTGGGAACCGGCGCTCGCCCGTGGCGTGAACGGGCCGGCGGAGGCCGCGACGACGGTCGCGGCGGCGCGCGAGCGGTGGGCTGCGGTCGCTGGTTCGGCGGTCGCCGCTCGACCGCGCTCCTGGGGATCACCCGGCGTGCCGGTCGTCCGCCTGCCGGCGATCGTGCCGAGCGTGGCGGGCGTGGAGCGTGACCCGCTCGAGCTCGCGGAGCTGCAGGCGGCGACGCTCGTTCCGTACGGCGAAGCGGTCGCGGCTCGACGACCTTATGCGCTGATCCACGCCCATACGGGGATCCCGGACGGCCTCGCCGCGAGCCGGCTTGCCGATCGGCTCGGCCTCCCGCTCCTCGTGACCGAGCACGACTCGCTCATCGTCGGCCGCCTTGCCGACGGGCGCCTCCGCGATGCGTACCGCCCGCTGCTGGAAGGGCCACGCCGGGTGGTCGCGGTGAGCCCATCGCTCCGCGACGACCTGGCCCGGGTCCTCGTCGTGGATCCGGCCCGGATCGGGGTCGTGCCGAACCCCGTCGACCTCGTCGCCTTCACCTCGACGGGGCCCGCCGGTCGCGATCCGGACGAGCTCCTGTGGGTCGGCGCGCGCAAGGCGAGCAAGGGCACGGACACCCTCCTGCAGGCGTTCGCGATCGCGCGCGCCGAACGGCCGCTCCTTCGCCTCAGGCTCGTCGGTGCGGCGCCCACAGCGGACGAGGAGGCGCGATTCCGCGGCCTTGCGAGCGAGCTCGGGCTCGCCGACGCCATCGCCTTCGAGCCGGCCACGGACCGGGCGGGGGTCGCGGCGGCGATGGCGCACGCAGCGATCTTCGTCCACCCGAGCCCGCGCGAGACGTTCGGGGTGGTGGCAGCGGAGGCGCTCGCGTCGGGACTGCCGGTCGCGGCGACCCCGTCGGGAGGCGTCGAATCGATCGTCGGGACGGATGGGACCTGCGGGACGGTCGCCGACGGGTTGACGGCCGGCGCCCTTGCCGCGGCGATCGGCCGGACCCTCGATCGCCGGCTGACGTACGACGCGGCGGCACTCCGGGCCCGCGCCGAGACGTTCAATCCGACCGCCGTCGCCGTCGCGACGATCGCCGAATACCGGCGGCTGCTCGGCGGGGCCGAGTTCGGCCGGACCGAGCGGGACGGGGCGACGCCCAGGCCTCGCCCGCCGCAGCGCCGGCTACCGCGGGCAGGTGAAGGTTCCGTGGGTTCGGTTCCCGGCCGCGGACTGCCGCTCGTCGTCGGATTCAATCGGCGCGCGGCGCTCACGCGGATCGCGGCACTGCCCGTCGACCTCCGTGACGAGCTCGAGATCGTCAGTTCCATCGCCGCCGCGCACGGCGGGGATGCGCTGCCCGCCGCGACGTGGCACGACGTGGACGCGGAGGCCTCCCACCGCGCCGCCGTGGTCGCTGCCGGTGGGCCCGTTCGCCCGACCGGGTCCGCGGGCCGCATGCTTCGCCTGGTCCTCCATCCGATGCGCACGATCCGCCTCCGCGCGCTCGCGGGCCGGCGCGTCCGGATGATCGCGGCTGACCGCGCTGCGGCGGTGGCCGCCGTCCTCGACCAGCGCGTCGCCCGCGGCCTGCAGCGCGGCCCGCTGCTCGCCCTCGAGGCCGACGATGTCGCGACGCTCGCGCCGCTGCTCGATGACGGGGTGCCCCTCGAACCGACGACCCTCCGCGCCCTCGCGGACCGCTGGGACGAGGTGGACCACTAGAGGTCGCGCCCGGCCGAGTTCCCGCCGCTCCGCCGCTCCGCCGCTACCGCCGCGTCCCGACCGCGCTGCGTGGCACGCCGAGCGCCGCTGCCGTCTCCGCGCTCGTGCCGAGGAACGTGGCCGCCTCGGCGGCTTTCCGCGCCCGTTCCGCGTCCGAGCGCTCACGGTGGATCCGCACGATCTCGGCCGGGTCGCCCTCGGCGACCACGTGACCGAGCTCGATGAGCATCGCCCGGTTGCAGAACGCCGTCACCCATTCCATATCGTGGGTGACGAGGACGATCGCCTTCGCTGCCCGGGCGAGCTCAAGGACCCGCGCCCTGCTCTTCTCACGGAAGACCTGATCGCCGGTCGCGAGCACCTCGTCGAGGAGGAGGACGTCCGGGTCGACCGAGGTCGCGATCGCGAAGCCGAGGCGGGCCCGCATGCCGGACGAATACGTCTTGATCGGCGCATCGATGAACTGGCCGATGTCCGCGAAATCGATGATCCGATCGATGCCGTCCACCATCTGGTCGTGCTCGATGCCCATGAACGCACCGGCGAGGTGGATGTTGTCGCGGCCGGTGAGCTCCTGGTCGAAGCCCGCCCCGAGCATGAGCAGGCTCGAGATGTGGCCGCGAACGTCGATCGCGCCCTCGGACGGGGTGATGATGCCGGCGAGGACCTGGAGGAGCGTGCTCTTGCCGGCGCCGTTCGGGCCGATGACGGCGAGTGACTCGCCCTGGACGAGACGGAACGAGACGTTGCGGAGCGCCCAGAACGTCCGATCGCCCTCCCCCCGGTGGAGCATCGTCGCGAGCGTCTGGCGGAAGGTGTTCTTCTTCGTCAGCCGCAGGTTGTAGCGAACGCCGAGGTCCTGCACATCGATCGCATAGGGCGCGGCGAGGCCGGCAAGGGCCCCGTTTTTCGACCCGGCGGCCGCTCCTGACCCGTTCTTCGACCCGCCGTTCCGGAGGCCCATCAGAGGACCTTCGCGAAGGCGGGCTCGAGGCGCTTGAAGAACATCGTCGCGACGACGAGGAGGAGGGCGCTCCCGACGAGGACGACACCGAGGTTCACGAAGTCGGGGGCGGTCCCGTAGTAGATCGCGTTGCGGTACGAGTCGAACAGCCAGAAGAACGGGTTCAGCTGCATGAGGTGGAAGATCGTGGGGTGCTTGTCGGCGAGGGACGCGAACTCCGGCTGGCCCCACAGCCCCGGCGACAGGTAGAACCACAGGCGGAGCAGATGTCGGGCGAGGTTGCCGACATCGCGGAAGAAGACGTTGAGCGCGGAGACGACGAACCCCATCCCGAGGGTGAACACGAACTGGACCGCGGCGATGAGCGGGATGTACAGCAGGGTGATGTGGATCCGGTCCGGATAGAGCAGGACGAGCATCCCGGTGAGCGGGATGATCCCGAAGGCGAACTGGACGACCGCGCTGAGGAGCGCGGACAGCGGCAGGACCACCTTGGGGAACTGGATCTGCTTGATGAGCTTGTCCTGGCCGCTCACGGAGCTGATCGAGTCGCTCATGGAGGTGGAGAACCACTTCCACGGCAGGATCGCCGCGAAGATGAAGAGCGGATACGCAGGCGTCGTGCGCTGGAAGACGAGCGTCACGAGGACGACGTAGACGGCCATCTGGAGGAGCGGATCGAGGATCCACCAGATGTTCCCGAAGAGGGTGTCCGTGCCCTTCTTCTTGAGATCCGCCCGGGCCAGGTAGGCGATGAGGCGGCGGCGCGACCTGACCTCAGCCAGCGCCTCGCCGACGAGTCCGATCGGTCCGGGACGGGTGGCCGTCGTCCGGTATGCGACCGGGATGTCGTTGGTGATGTCCATGCGCGTCCGGAGGGTAGCATGCTCCCGTGAGTTCCGGCCCCGAGGCCGACGGACGGCCGAGACCGGCCCCCGCCCGGCCCGTCTGCATGATCGTCCACGCCTATTACGACGAGGACTCGCGCGTCCGGCGCCAGGCCGAGTCCCTCGTTGCGCGCGGGCGACCGGTGGACGTCTACTCCCTCCGCCGTCCCGGCGATCCGTCGACCGGCACGCTCGCCGGGGTCCGCATCGTTCGCCTCGACGTCCAGCGTCACCAGGGCGCCGGGATCGTCACCTATCTCCGCGAGTACCTCTCGTTCCTCGTGCGGGCCGGCTGGACGGCCACCAGGGCCCACCGCCGTCGTCGCTACGCGGTCGCGGAGGTCCACACCCTGCCGGACTTCCTCGTGGCGGCTGCGCTTCCTCTTCGCCTCGCCGGCGTGCCGGTCATCCTCGACCTCCATGAGGCGATGCCGGATTTCTTCCGGATGCGATTCCGGCGCCTCGCGAACCCAGCCTCCTATCGGATCCTCCTCCTCGCCGAGCGGATCTCGATCGGCTGCGCGAGTGCCGTCATGACGGTCAACGACGCCCTCGCCGATCGACTCGTCGCCCGGGGCGTCCGCCGCGACCGGATCACGGTCCTCCTCAACAGCCCATCCCTGGAGCGCTTCGATCCGGCCCTCCACCCGGCCCGCGCCTTCATGGCGGACGGGACGCTGCGCCTCGTCTACGCCGGCGCGCTCACGCCGACCTACGAGCTCGACGTCGTCCTCGAGGCGGTCGCGACCCTCCGGCGCGCCCGACCCGGACTGCCCGTCGCACTCAAGGTCTACGGTCGGGGCGATTCGGCCGCCACGCTCGAGGTCCGCGCGGCCGAGCTCGGTCTCGCCGAACGGGTCGCCTTCCCCGGCCGCATCCCCATCGAGGACGTCCCGGCCGCGATCGCCGGGGCGGACATCGGCCTCGCCCCCACCCGCCGCGATCCGTTCACGGACGCGTCCCTCTCCACGAAGATCTTCGAGTACGGCGCAATGGGCAAGCCCGTCGTCGCGTCGCGACTGCCGATGGTCGAACGGACCTTCCCGTCCGGTGGCGTCGCGACGTACGAGCCGGGCGATGCGGGGGACCTCGCCCGGTCTATCCTCGCCCTCGTGGACGACGCGGCGGCTCGCGACCACGCCGTCGCGACGACCCTCTCCCGGATCCGGGAGCTCTCGTGGGAGCACTCGGCCGAGGCGCTCGAGAAGCTGATCGAACGCCTCGCGTCCCGAGCCGTGCCGTCGGCCCCCTCCAGCCCCTCCGCGCCGCTATCCTCCGTCCCATGACCCGGGTGGCCATCATCGGCCTCGGCTACGTCGGCCTGCCGCTCGCCCTCGCCTTCCTCGAGGCGGGCCACGAGGTGATCGGCGTGGACGCGAGCGGCCCCCGCGTCGAGGAGCTGCAGGCCGGCCGCTCCCCCATCGACGATATCGACGACGCGCGCCTCGGCCGTGGCCTCGCCGACGGGTTCCGGATCGTGACCTCGGCGGATGCCGACCTCGCCGCCGCCGACAGCATCTTCGTCTGCGTCCCGACCCCGATCACCCAGTCGAAGGATCCGGATCTCGGCCCGGTCCTCGCCGCGGCCGACCTGGTGGCGTCCCACCTGCGCGCCGGGCAGCTCGTCGTCCTCCAGTCGACGACGTTCCCCGGCACGACCAGCGGACCCTTCCGGGTCGCCCTCGAGGGCTCCGGCCTCCTCGCCGGCCGCGATTTCGACCTCGCCTTCGCGCCCGAGCGGGTCAACCCGGGCGACCCGGCGAGTGCCCGCCGGGACGTCCCACGCCTCGTCGGCGGAAGCACTCCGGCGGCCACGGCCCGCGCGGCGGTCCTCCTCCGGACGATCAACACGACCGTCCACGAGCTCTCCTCGCCGGACGCGGCCGAGCTCGCGAAGCTCCTGGAGAACGTGTTCCGCAACGTAAACATCGCCCTCGTCAACCAGCTCGCTCTGCTCTGCGAACGGATGGGTCTCGACGTATGGGAGGTGATCGACGCCGCGGCGACGAAGCCGTTCGGATTCATGCCGTTCCGGCCGGGCCCCGGCGTCGGCGGTCACTGCATCCCGGTGGACCCCTACTACCTCGCCTGGCGTGCCCGGGAGTTCGATTTCGTCGACCGCTTCGTAGAGCTCGCCGGCGACATCAACCTCGCCATGCCGCGCCACGTCGTCGACCTCGTGGCCGAGGCCCTCAACGATCGCGGACGAGCCCTCCGCGGCGCGCGGGTGGGCGTGCTCGGCGTGGCCTTCAAGCCGAACGTCCGGGATCCACGCAACTCGCCGGCCGCGGACATCATCGCCGGCCTCCGGGCGCGGGGGGCGGTCGTCGCCTACCA from Chloroflexota bacterium encodes:
- a CDS encoding ABC transporter ATP-binding protein codes for the protein MGLRNGGSKNGSGAAAGSKNGALAGLAAPYAIDVQDLGVRYNLRLTKKNTFRQTLATMLHRGEGDRTFWALRNVSFRLVQGESLAVIGPNGAGKSTLLQVLAGIITPSEGAIDVRGHISSLLMLGAGFDQELTGRDNIHLAGAFMGIEHDQMVDGIDRIIDFADIGQFIDAPIKTYSSGMRARLGFAIATSVDPDVLLLDEVLATGDQVFREKSRARVLELARAAKAIVLVTHDMEWVTAFCNRAMLIELGHVVAEGDPAEIVRIHRERSDAERARKAAEAATFLGTSAETAAALGVPRSAVGTRR
- a CDS encoding glycosyltransferase, encoding MSRVVMFVFNDCRNDARVLREAASLVAAGHTVTIMARPRDPVAVVGDREVRGGFEIVRVAVPHRWRFFWTWARYPWRMRRWWVGRVNRAIHHLPTGAAELVGLAAAAALTLVWAAIRAPFHLAARGRGVPPGGSNIDWAVRWRWSVLGWADRVADEAPPADVYHGHDLSGLEAAGRAQRRNGGALVCDSHEIFLESGTNAGRPRILKAWLARSERRWVGQAAALVTVNESLADDLGRRYGPSRTVVVHNCPARWDPPTPRPDLIRTTAGIPVDAPIALYHGSFAAHRGLEELAAAILRPSLERVHAVFLGYGSQRALLDRMVLDPLYEGRLHILDAVPPDELLPWVASADVGVMAIQASTRNHRLSTPNKLFECLAAGLPVVVSDFDEMHRIVLDDPSGPLGATCVPDDVDDVARAIRSVVDLAPADRAALRTRCLEAAHRRWNWETEVAGLLALYRDLPSTVVAPVATASSPAGQVVPSPASGAIASPAASAIPSRVLFAARWYPAHDDPGRGIFVADLATALTEAGIDIEIASWEPALARGVNGPAEAATTVAAARERWAAVAGSAVAARPRSWGSPGVPVVRLPAIVPSVAGVERDPLELAELQAATLVPYGEAVAARRPYALIHAHTGIPDGLAASRLADRLGLPLLVTEHDSLIVGRLADGRLRDAYRPLLEGPRRVVAVSPSLRDDLARVLVVDPARIGVVPNPVDLVAFTSTGPAGRDPDELLWVGARKASKGTDTLLQAFAIARAERPLLRLRLVGAAPTADEEARFRGLASELGLADAIAFEPATDRAGVAAAMAHAAIFVHPSPRETFGVVAAEALASGLPVAATPSGGVESIVGTDGTCGTVADGLTAGALAAAIGRTLDRRLTYDAAALRARAETFNPTAVAVATIAEYRRLLGGAEFGRTERDGATPRPRPPQRRLPRAGEGSVGSVPGRGLPLVVGFNRRAALTRIAALPVDLRDELEIVSSIAAAHGGDALPAATWHDVDAEASHRAAVVAAGGPVRPTGSAGRMLRLVLHPMRTIRLRALAGRRVRMIAADRAAAVAAVLDQRVARGLQRGPLLALEADDVATLAPLLDDGVPLEPTTLRALADRWDEVDH
- a CDS encoding ABC transporter permease, which gives rise to MDITNDIPVAYRTTATRPGPIGLVGEALAEVRSRRRLIAYLARADLKKKGTDTLFGNIWWILDPLLQMAVYVVLVTLVFQRTTPAYPLFIFAAILPWKWFSTSMSDSISSVSGQDKLIKQIQFPKVVLPLSALLSAVVQFAFGIIPLTGMLVLLYPDRIHITLLYIPLIAAVQFVFTLGMGFVVSALNVFFRDVGNLARHLLRLWFYLSPGLWGQPEFASLADKHPTIFHLMQLNPFFWLFDSYRNAIYYGTAPDFVNLGVVLVGSALLLVVATMFFKRLEPAFAKVL
- a CDS encoding glycosyltransferase family 4 protein, translating into MSSGPEADGRPRPAPARPVCMIVHAYYDEDSRVRRQAESLVARGRPVDVYSLRRPGDPSTGTLAGVRIVRLDVQRHQGAGIVTYLREYLSFLVRAGWTATRAHRRRRYAVAEVHTLPDFLVAAALPLRLAGVPVILDLHEAMPDFFRMRFRRLANPASYRILLLAERISIGCASAVMTVNDALADRLVARGVRRDRITVLLNSPSLERFDPALHPARAFMADGTLRLVYAGALTPTYELDVVLEAVATLRRARPGLPVALKVYGRGDSAATLEVRAAELGLAERVAFPGRIPIEDVPAAIAGADIGLAPTRRDPFTDASLSTKIFEYGAMGKPVVASRLPMVERTFPSGGVATYEPGDAGDLARSILALVDDAAARDHAVATTLSRIRELSWEHSAEALEKLIERLASRAVPSAPSSPSAPLSSVP
- a CDS encoding nucleotide sugar dehydrogenase produces the protein MTRVAIIGLGYVGLPLALAFLEAGHEVIGVDASGPRVEELQAGRSPIDDIDDARLGRGLADGFRIVTSADADLAAADSIFVCVPTPITQSKDPDLGPVLAAADLVASHLRAGQLVVLQSTTFPGTTSGPFRVALEGSGLLAGRDFDLAFAPERVNPGDPASARRDVPRLVGGSTPAATARAAVLLRTINTTVHELSSPDAAELAKLLENVFRNVNIALVNQLALLCERMGLDVWEVIDAAATKPFGFMPFRPGPGVGGHCIPVDPYYLAWRAREFDFVDRFVELAGDINLAMPRHVVDLVAEALNDRGRALRGARVGVLGVAFKPNVRDPRNSPAADIIAGLRARGAVVAYHDPHVARFTASDGAELESVDLDAILADRDVVVVVTPHAAIDWAAVYERAPLVVDTTDSSRGRRTRSRQVLRLGAGWTD